The following proteins are encoded in a genomic region of Populus trichocarpa isolate Nisqually-1 chromosome 13, P.trichocarpa_v4.1, whole genome shotgun sequence:
- the LOC7489678 gene encoding glucan endo-1,3-beta-glucosidase 8 — protein sequence MGTCWFLRLVLILGLLGSCVHGLGVNWGTMAIRKLSPETVVQMLKDNGILKVKLFDADQTTMTALAGSGIEVMVAIPNDQLAVMGDYNRAKDWVKRNVTRYNFNGGITIKYVAVGNEPFLTSYNGSFLNTTFPALRNIQNALNDAGVGDSIKATVPLNADVYGSPDDQAYPSSGRFRSDINDIMTQIVQFLSQNGAPFTVNIYPFLSLYGNDDFPFDYAFFDGAPQPVVDKGTGIQYTNVFDANFDTLVSALKAAGHGDMPIVVGEVGWPTDGDKNANIGYAIRFYNGLIPRLVGNRGTPLRPGYIEVYLFGLLDEDAKSIAPGNFERHWGIFRYDGQPKFPLDLSGQNQNKFLAGARNVQYLPAKWCMFNPNAKDLSKLAENIDYACSRSDCTALGYGSSCNSLDSNGNASYAFNMYYQVQNQDEFACNFEGLATLTNQNISQGNCNFIIQIVASSSSSLTLSLMAFVTVLLTFLFL from the exons ATGGGTACTTGTTGGTTTCTTAGattggttttgattttaggcCTTCTAGGGAGTTGTGTTCATGGTCTTGGTGTTAATTGGGGAACTATGGCTATACGTAAATTGTCACCAGAAACAGTTgttcaaatgttgaaggataatgGCATCCTAAAAGTGAAGCTTTTTGATGCAGACCAAACTACAATGACTGCGCTTGCTGGTTCTGGCATTGAAGTTATGGTTGCTATTCCTAATGATCAGCTTGCTGTAATGGGTGATTATAATCGTGCTAAAGATTGGGTCAAGAGGAATGTCACTCGTTATAACTTCAATGGAGGAATTACCATCAA GTATGTAGCAGTTGGTAATGAGCCTTTCCTCACATCCTATAATGGTTCATTCTTAAACACCACCTTCCCAGCACTTCGGAACATACAGAATGCCCTTAATGATGCTGGGGTAGGAGACTCCATAAAGGCCACTGTACCCTTAAATGCTGATGTCTACGGCTCGCCAGATGACCAAGCTTATCCATCTTCTGGAAGATTCCGCAGTGATATCAATGACATTATGACCCAGATTGTTCAGTTTTTGAGTCAGAACGGAGCGCCTTTCACTGTGAACATCTATCCTTTCCTAAGTCTTTATGGGAATGATGATTTCCCATTTGATTATGCTTTCTTTGATGGGGCTCCTCAACCTGTTGTAGACAAAGGTACTGGGATTCAGTACACCAACGTTTTTGATGCCAACTTTGACACCTTGGTTTCGGCCTTGAAAGCAGCGGGGCATGGGGATATGCCCATTGTAGTAGGCGAGGTAGGCTGGCCCACAGATGGGGACAAGAATGCCAACATAGGTTATGCTATTAGATTTTACAATGGACTTATACCACGACTTGTAGGCAATAGAGGCACTCCACTTCGGCCTGGCTACATTGAAGTATACCTGTTTGGTCTTCTTGACGAGGATGCCAAGAGCATCGCTCCTGGAAATTTTGAGCGCCATTGGGGGATCTTTCGTTATGATGGGCAGCCAAAATTTCCTCTAGATCTTTCTGGTCAGAATCAAAACAAGTTTCTTGCGGGCGCGCGGAATGTGCAATATCTTCCGGCTAAATGGTGTATGTTTAATCCAAATGCTAAGGATCTTAGCAAGCTTGCAGAGAACATAGATTATGCTTGCTCACGTTCAGACTGCACTGCACTTGGATACGGCTCTTCTTGCAACAGCTTGGACTCCAATGGGAATGCTTCATATGCTTTCAACATGTACTACCAGGTACAAAACCAGGATGAATTCGCCTGTAATTTTGAAGGCCTGGCCACGCTTACCAATCAGAATATTTCCCAAGGGAattgcaatttcatcattcagaTAGTAGCTTCGTCCTCCTCCTCCCTCACCCTGTCATTGATGGCATTTGTAACAGTATTATTAACATTCCTGTTTCTATAG
- the LOC7489675 gene encoding uncharacterized protein LOC7489675 isoform X2: protein MAEQGGLEGSQPVDLSKHPSGIVPTLQNIVSTVNLDCKLELKQIALQARNAEYNPKRFAAVIMRIREPKTTALIFASGKMVCTGAKSEQQSKLAARKYARIIQKLGFAAKFKDFKIQNIVGSCDVKFPIRLEGLAYSHGAFSSYEPELFPGLIYRMKQPKIVLLIFVSGKIVITGAKVREETYTAFENIYPVLTEFRKVQQCLLLPRNQNLQNAYTIKTCSNFSFLTLTSIKHKQESTHGRLKFPFNNDGASWKLLGNDFVGGLRSFQSQKRKIRFLGTSGTRLYAASSLSKKPKHFYTEASQSVSEVNDDSEEDYERDELACFRGLVLDISYRPVNVVCWRRAICLEFMEKADVLEYYDQAVNSPSGSFYIPAVLRVPHLLQVVKRRRIKSNLSRKNILYRDNYTCQYCSSRENLTIDHVLPTARGGEWKWENLVAACAKCNSKKGQKTPEEANMKLSKVPKAPKDYDILAIPLTSAAIRMLRMRKGMPEEWQQYLARPSSEP from the exons ATGGCAGAGCAAGGAGGCTTGGAAGGTAGCCAGCCAGTGGATCTCTCCAAGCATCCTTCTGGCATTGTTCCCACCCTCCA GAACATTGTTTCAACAGTGAACTTGGATTGCAAGCTGGAACTTAAGCAAATTGCCCTGCAAGCCCGTAATGCAGAATATAATCCCAAG CGTTTTGCTGCAGTCATCATGCGGATTAGGGAACCAAAAACTACAGCATTGATTTTTGCCTCTGGCAAGATG GTGTGCACAGGTGCCAAGAGCGAACAGCAATCTAAACTGGCTGCGAGAAAG TATGCTCGAATTATCCAAAAGCTTGGCTTTGCTGCCAAATTTAAG GACTTCAAGATTCAGAATATTGTTGGCTCTTGTGATGTCAAGTTCCCCATTAGACTTGAAGGGCTCGCATACTCCCATGGTGCTTTCTCAAGT TATGAACCTGAACTCTTTCCGGGTCTAATATATCGCATGAAACAACCAAAGATTGTGCTCCTTATTTTTGTCTCTGGAAAAATTGTGATCACTGGAGCCAAG GTGAGAGAGGAGACATACACAGCCTTTGAAAATATATACCCTGTCCTTACAGAGTTCAGGAAAGTCCAGCAATG tcttttacttccaAGAAACCAAAACCTTCAAAATGCCTACACAATCAAGACTTGTAGCAACTTCTCATTTCTCACGTTAACATCTATAAAGCACAAACAAGAAAGCA CACATGGTCGCTTGAAGTTTCCGTTTAACAATGATGGGGCTAGCTGGAAACTTCTTGGGAATGATTTTGTTGGTGGGTTGAGATCATTTCAGAGTCAGAAGAGAAAAATCAGGTTTCTCGGTACTAGTGGTACAAGGTTATATGCTGCTTCTTCTTTGAGCAAGAAACCCAAGCATTTTTACACTGAGGCAAGTCAAAGTGTTAGTGAGGTTAATGATGATAGTGAAGAAGATTATGAGAGGGATGAATTAGCTTGCTTTAGAGGCCTTGTCTTGGATATCTCTTACAG GCCAGTCAATGTTGTGTGCTGGAGGCGTGCTATATGTTTGGAATTCATGGAGAAG GCTGATGTACTAGAATATTATGATCAGGCTGTAAATTCCCCAAGCGGATCCTTTTACATACCAGCTGTATTAAGG GTTCCACATCTACTACAGGTCGTTAAGAGAAGAAGAATCAAAAGCAACCTTAGTCGCAAGAATATACTTTATAGGGACAACTATACTTGTCA GTATTGTTCTTCTCGCGAGAACTTGACCATTGACCATGTTCTGCCAACTGCACGAGGAGGTGAATGGAAATGGGAAAATCTG GTTGCTGCTTGTGCCAAATGCAACTCAAAGAAGGGTCAAAAAActccagaggaagcaaacatGAAGCTGAGTAAGGTCCCCAAG GCCCCTAAAGATTATGACATACTTGCCATACCCCTAACAAGTGCAGCAATAAGGATGCTGAGGATGAGAAAGGGAATGCCTGAAGAGTGGCAACAATATCTAGCGAGGCCATCATCAGAGCCATGA
- the LOC7489677 gene encoding GATA transcription factor 2 has product MDFCRNATVSTEYHQQEKVLASPPPCSKLGAAAAALTATTSPLDDPFSAQNTEVDFSSEWLSVFVEDCLSSTGNYLPAPTVEAQKPNTEENPPKNWQRKPQDQEDPSSLKKLVIPGKSRSKRRRLPGDKTRNPLTSWCYTNQAFNNLTSSDPPLLQQTYWLADSELIMPIKEDSNNTDMDNEVQEESGVGVHDEDIGKVVAVVGSNGSKDSLGVLESNNGQQQPRRCTHCLAQRTPQWRAGPLGPKTLCNACGVRYKSGRLLPEYRPAKSPTFVSYLHSNSHKKVMEMRMAGFNT; this is encoded by the exons ATGGATTTTTGCCGGAATGCGACAGTTTCCACTGAGTATCACCAGCAAGAGAAGGTCCTTGCTTCCCCTCCTCCTTGCTCTAAActtggtgctgctgctgctgctttgaCAGCTACTACTAGTCCTCTTGATGACCCTTTCTCTGCTCAAAACACG GAAGTTGATTTTAGCTCGGAATGGCTGTCAGTATTTGTAGAGGACTGCTTGTCCAGCACAGGAAACTACCTCCCAGCACCCACAGTTGAAGCTCAAAAGCCAAATACAGAAGAAAACCCCCCAAAAAACTGGCAACGGAAACCCCAAGACCAAGAAGACCCATCTTCCTTGAAGAAACTTGTAATCCCAGGAAAGTCAAGAAGCAAGAGGAGAAGGCTTCCTGGTGACAAGACCAGAAACCCATTAACTAGCTGGTGTTATACCAACCAAGCCTTTAATAATTTGACCAGCTCAGACCCTCCTTTGCTTCAGCAAACATATTGGCTAGCTGACAGTGAACTCATTATGCCCATAAAAGAGGACAGCAACAACACAGACATGGATAATGAAGTGCAAGAAGAATCAGGAGTGGGAGTGCACGACGAGGACATAGGAAAGGTAGTAGCTGTAGTAGGGAGTAATGGTAGCAAGGACAGTTTAGGCGTTTTGGAAAGCAACAATGGACAGCAGCAACCAAGGAGGTGCACCCATTGCCTAGCACAAAGGACCCCACAATGGAGGGCAGGACCACTGGGTCCAAAAACACTTTGTAATGCATGTGGAGTGAGATACAAGTCAGGCAGGCTATTGCCAGAGTATAGGCCAGCAAAGAGTCCTACTTTTGTGAGCTATTTACACTCGAATTCTCACAAGAaggtaatggagatgagaatGGCTGGCTTTAATACCTAG
- the LOC7489675 gene encoding TATA-box-binding protein 2 isoform X1, protein MAEQGGLEGSQPVDLSKHPSGIVPTLQNIVSTVNLDCKLELKQIALQARNAEYNPKRFAAVIMRIREPKTTALIFASGKMVCTGAKSEQQSKLAARKYARIIQKLGFAAKFKDFKIQNIVGSCDVKFPIRLEGLAYSHGAFSSYEPELFPGLIYRMKQPKIVLLIFVSGKIVITGAKVREETYTAFENIYPVLTEFRKVQQ, encoded by the exons ATGGCAGAGCAAGGAGGCTTGGAAGGTAGCCAGCCAGTGGATCTCTCCAAGCATCCTTCTGGCATTGTTCCCACCCTCCA GAACATTGTTTCAACAGTGAACTTGGATTGCAAGCTGGAACTTAAGCAAATTGCCCTGCAAGCCCGTAATGCAGAATATAATCCCAAG CGTTTTGCTGCAGTCATCATGCGGATTAGGGAACCAAAAACTACAGCATTGATTTTTGCCTCTGGCAAGATG GTGTGCACAGGTGCCAAGAGCGAACAGCAATCTAAACTGGCTGCGAGAAAG TATGCTCGAATTATCCAAAAGCTTGGCTTTGCTGCCAAATTTAAG GACTTCAAGATTCAGAATATTGTTGGCTCTTGTGATGTCAAGTTCCCCATTAGACTTGAAGGGCTCGCATACTCCCATGGTGCTTTCTCAAGT TATGAACCTGAACTCTTTCCGGGTCTAATATATCGCATGAAACAACCAAAGATTGTGCTCCTTATTTTTGTCTCTGGAAAAATTGTGATCACTGGAGCCAAG GTGAGAGAGGAGACATACACAGCCTTTGAAAATATATACCCTGTCCTTACAGAGTTCAGGAAAGTCCAGCAATG A